In Meleagris gallopavo isolate NT-WF06-2002-E0010 breed Aviagen turkey brand Nicholas breeding stock chromosome 5, Turkey_5.1, whole genome shotgun sequence, a single window of DNA contains:
- the THBS1 gene encoding thrombospondin-1 — MLAMGPAAGLVLLLLALGSPEAKRTAESRGDDDNVFDVFEHLNLNRNGAGRRAPGVHLVKGPESSSPAYRIEDASRIPAVPDSKFQDLLDIIHAEKGFILLATLRQAKKSRGTLLSVERKDGSGHVFSLVSNGKAGTLDLSLSGDGKQQLVSVEDALLATGHWKNITLFVQEDRAQLYVGCEKMENAELDIPIQKIFSRGLASSARLRIAKGGVNDNFQGLLQNVRFVFGTTPETILRNKGCSSSTSAIITLDNPINGSSPAIRTNYIGHKTKDIQAVCGFSCDELTNMFVELQGLRSMVTTLQDRVRKVTEENELIAKVVQITPGVCIHNGILHKNKEEWTIDSCTECTCQNSATICRKVSCPLMPCSNATVPDGECCPRCWPSDYADDGWSPWSEWTSCSVTCGNGIQQRGRSCDSLNNRCEGSSVQTRTCHLQECDKRFKQDGGWSHWSPWSSCSVTCGTGMITRIRLCNSPVPQLNGKPCEGEARETKPCQKDPCPINGNWGPWSPWDACTVTCGGGLQKRSRLCNNPEPQYGGKTCVGEAKGTQVCNKQDCPVDGCLSNPCFAGTTCTSSPDGSWKCGACPAGYHGDGIHCQDIDECKEVPDACFVFNGEHRCENTEPGYNCLPCPPRFTGSQPFGRSVEDAMANKQVCKPRNPCTDGTHDCNKNAKCNYLGHFSDPMYRCECKPGYAGNGIICGEDTDLDGWPNENLVCVANATYHCKKDNCPNLPNSGQEDYDKDGIGDACDNDDDDDGISDDRDNCPFIYNPQQYDYDRDDVGDRCDNCPYNHNPDQIDTDNNGEGDACAVDIDGDGVLNERDNCQYVYNVDQRDTDLDGVGDQCDNCPLEHNPDQEDTDSDRIGDECDNNQDIDEDGHQNNLDNCPYVPNANQADHDKDGKGDACDHDDDNDGIPDDKDNCRLVANPDQADSDGDGRGDACKDDFDQDSVPDIDDICPENVEISETDFRRFQMIPLDPKGTSQNDPNWVVRHQGKELVQTVNCDPGLAVGFDEFNAVDFSGTFFINTERDDDYAGFVFAYQSSSRFYVVMWKQITQSYWDSTPTKAQGYSGLSIKVVNSTTGPGEHLRNALWHTGNTPGQVRTLWHDPRHIGWKDFTAYRWRLSHRPKTGYIRVVMYEGKKIMADSGPIYDKTYAGGRLGLFVFSQEMVFFSDLKYECRDP, encoded by the exons atgctcGCCATGGGGCCAGCCGCTGGTCTCGTTCTCCTTCTCCTGGCGCTCGGCAGCCCGGAAGCCAAACGCACGGCAG AGTCCAGGGGTGATGATGACAACGTCTTTGATGTCTTTGAACACCTTAACTTGAATCGCAACGGAGCTGGGCGCCGGGCACCTGGGGTGCATCTGGTGAAGGGGCCGGAGTCCTCCAGCCCTGCTTACCGCATTGAAGATGCCAGTCGTATCCCTGCTGTCCCTGACTCCAAGTTCCAAGACTTGTTAGATATCATCCATGCTGAGAAGGGCTTCATCCTTCTGGCCACTCTCCGGCAAGCCAAGAAGAGCAGAGGCACACTGCTGTCTGTGGAACGGAAAGACGGCTCTGGTCATGTCTTCAGTCTAGTTTCAAATGGCAAGGCAGGCACCTTGGACCTGAGCCTCTCTGGTGATGGCAAGCAGCAGTTAGTGTCTGTAGAGGATGCTTTGTTAGCTACAGGACACTGGAAGAACATCACCTTGTTTGTGCAAGAAGACCGGGCTCAGCTTTATGTGGGGTGTGAGAAAATGGAGAATGCTGAACTGGACATTCCCATTCAAAAGATTTTCAGCAGGGGCCTGGCCAGCAGTGCCAGGCTTCGTATTGCCAAAGGGGGAGTCAATGACAACTTCCAG gGACTGTTGCAGAACGTACGGTTCGTGTTTGGAACAACTCCGGAAACTATTCTGAGGAACAAAGGCTGCTCCAGCT CTACTAGTGCAATCATTACTTTGGACAACCCCATAAATGGTTCCAGCCCAGCTATCCGCACCAACTACATTGGCCATAAAACAAAGGACATTCAAGCAGTCTGTGGCTTTTCCTGTGATGAACTAACTAACATGTTTGTAGAACTGCAAGGGCTACGGTCCATGGTTACAACACTTCAAGACAGAGTTCGCAAAGTG actgaagaaaatgaactgaTTGCCAAAGTGGTCCAGATCACTCCTGGAGTATGCATTCATAATGGGATCTTGCACAAAAATAAGGAAGAGTGGACTATTGACAGCTGCACTGAATGTACTTGCCAG AACTCTGCCACTATATGCCGGAAAGTGTCTTGCCCTCTCATGCCTTGTTCCAATGCCACTGTGCCTGATGGGGAGTGCTGCCCCCGATGCTGGC CTAGCGACTATGCAGATGATGGATGGTCTCCTTGGTCTGAATGGACTTCATGTTCAGTGACCTGTGGGAATGGAATTCAGCAGAGAGGGCGTTCCTGTGACAGCCTCAACAACCGCTGTGAAGGGTCTTCTGTGCAGACTCGGACTTGCCACCTTCAAGAGTGTGATAAGAGAT TTAAACAAGATGGTGGTTGGAGCCACTGGTCACCGTGGTCATCATGTTCAGTCACCTGTGGTACAGGCATGATCACTAGAATTCGTCTCTGCAACTCTCCAGTACCACAGCTGAATGGCAAGCCTTGTGAGGGTGAAGCAAGAGAAACCAAGCCCTGCCAGAAAGATCCTTGCCCAA TTAACGGCAACTGGGGACCATGGTCTCCATGGGATGCTTGCACAGTGACATGTGGAGGAGGACTTCAGAAACGCAGCCGTCTCTGCAATAATCCCGAGCCTCAATATGGTGGGAAGACTTGTGTAGGTGAAGCTAAAGGAACTCAGGTCTGCAACAAACAGGACTGTCCAGTTG ATGGGTGTCTGTCTAATCCCTGCTTTGCGGGAACTACGTGTACAAGCTCCCCTGATGGTTCTTGGAAGTGCGGTGCCTGTCCTGCTGGCTACCATGGCGATGGTATCCACTGCCAAGATATTGATGAG TGCAAAGAAGTTCCTGATGCCTGCTTTGTCTTCAATGGAGAACACAGGTGTGAGAATACTGAACCTGGATACAACTGTCTGCCTTGTCCACCACGTTTCACTGGGTCACAGCCATTTGGTCGCAGTGTTGAGGATGCCATGGCAAACAAACAG GTCTGCAAGCCACGTAATCCATGCACAGATGGAACACACGATTGCAACAAGAATGCCAAATGCAATTACCTTGGCCACTTCAGTGACCCGATGTATCGTTGTGAATGTAAACCAGGCTATGCTGGCAATGGCATAATCTGTGGAGAAGATACTGACTTGGATGGATGGCCAAATGAGAACCTTGTCTGTGTTGCCAATGCCACTTACCACTGTAAAAAA GATAACTGCCCCAATCTCCCCAACTCTGGGCAGGAAGACTATGATAAAGATGGGATTGGTGATGCCTGTGATAatgatgatgacgatgatgGTATTTCTGATGACCGG GACAACTGCCCATTCATCTACAACCCACAGCAGTATGACTATGACAGGGATGATGTTGGTGACCGTTGTGATAACTGCCCCTACAATCACAACCCTGATCAGATTGACACTGACAACAATGGAGAAGGAGATGCATGTGCAGTGGATATTGATGGAGATG GGGTCCTCAATGAAAGGGACAACTGCCAATATGTCTACAATGTAGACCAGAGGGACACAGACTTGGACGGTGTTGGAGATCAGTGTGATAACTGTCCACTGGAACATAATCCTGACCAG gAAGATACTGACTCTGACCGTATAGGTGATGAGTGTGACAACAACCAGGACATAGATGAAGATGGTCATCAAAATAATCTTGATAACTGCCCTTATGTGCCCAATGCCAATCAAGCTGATCATGACAAGGATGGAAAAGGTGATGCCTGTGACCATGATGATGACAATGATGGTATTCCTGATGACAAAGATAACTGCAGATTAGTTGCCAACCCGGATCAAGCGGATTCTGATG GTGATGGACGTGGAGATGCTTGCAAAGATGACTTTGACCAAGACAGTGTGCCAGACATTGATGACATCTGTCCCGAAAATGTGGAAATCAGTGAGACTGACTTCCGAAGGTTTCAAATGATTCCCTTGGATCCAAAAGGAACATCCCAAAATGATCCAAACTGGGTTGTACGTCACCAGGGTAAAGAACTGGTTCAGACAGTCAACTGTGACCCTGGCCTTGCAGTTG GTTTTGATGAATTCAATGCTGTGGACTTCAGTGGCACCTTCTTTATCAATACAGAAAGGGATGATGATTATGCTGGCTTTGTATTTGCCTACCAATCTAGCAGTCGTTTTTACGTTGTCATGTGGAAGCAGATTACTCAGTCTTACTGGGACTCCACACCAACCAAAGCTCAAGGCTACTCAGGTCTCTCCATCAAGGTTGTGAATTCCACCACAGGTCCAGGAGAACACCTTCGTAATGCTCTGTGGCACACAGGAAACACACCTGGCCAG GTGAGAACTTTGTGGCATGACCCTCGTCACATAGGCTGGAAAGACTTCACTGCATACAGATGGCGCCTTAGCCATAGACCAAAGACTGGCTACATCAG AGTTGTAATGtatgaagggaagaaaatcatGGCAGACTCAGGACCAATCTATGATAAAACTTATGCTGGTGGTCGTCTAggattatttgttttctctcaagAAATGGTGTTCTTCTCAGATCTTAAATATGAATGCAGAG ATCCATAA